CTTTGGTTGTTTTGGCTACCTGGGTGCAGGGGCTTTTCGGTTTCACCATGCGGTTGAACGCCACCGCCGCCGGCATCGCTTTGGGGCTCGCGGTACTCCCCATCATTTACACCGTGACGGAAGATGCCTTGGCCACCGTGCCGAAAGCGTTTCGCGAGGCCTCCTTGTCCCTCGGTGCCACGCCGTGGCAGACCGCCTTCAAAGTGGTTTTACCGGCCGCCCTGCCGGGGATTTTCGCCGCCTTGGTTTTGGGGTTCGGCCGGGCGGTGGGGGAGACGATGATTGTCTTGATGGCCTCCGGGAATGCCTCGATTGTCAGCGCCAACTTGGGGGACTCCATCCGCACTCTGTCCGCAACCATCGCGGCGGAGCTGGCCGAAGTGGTCTTCGGCGACGGGCATTACCGACTCCTGTTCGGCCTCGGGGTGATGCTTTTTTCCTTCACCTTCGTTTTGAATCTGGTCGGCAGCTGGTACATCCAGCGGGTTAAAAAACGGCTTTTGGGGGCGGCGTGAAAGACAAGCTTTTCGTCGGCCTCTCGGCCGCCGCCATGCTGGTCATTTTGGCGATGCTGGCCGTCATTCTCGGTAACATTTTCTGGTTCGGCAAGGATATGCTCTCCTGGGAATTCATCTCCGCCAAACCGACGATGGGAATGACCGAAGGGGGAATTTTCCCCGCCATCTTCGGCACGGTCGCTCTGGTTTTCTTGATGTCGATCGCCGTGATGCCGGCCGGCGTTCTGACCGCCGTTTACCTTGAAGAGTACGCCCGGGCCGATTCCAAAATGGTCAAACTCGTCCAGCAGGCGGTCGCCAATCTGGCCGGCGTCCCGTCCATTGTTTTCGGCCTTTTCGGTTTGGGGTTTTTCGTCAACTTCGTCGGCCGGGGTGTGGATGGGTTGTTTTTCGGTGGCGAACTCTACTACGGTCAGCCGGCGATTATCTGGGCGGCCGCTACGCTGGCCCTTTTGACTCTGCCGGTGGTGATCGTCACCACTTCGGAAGCGCTGCGCGCCGTGCCGCGCGAAATAAAAGAAGGGGGCCTGGCGCTCGGCGCCACCCGCCTTCAGAACCTCCGACGCATCATCATACCCTCCGCCCTCCCCGGTATTCTGACCGGCGGCATTCTGGCGGTTTCCCGCGGCGCCGGGGAGGTGGCCCCGATTATGTTCACCGGCGCGGCCTATTTTCTTCCCTATCTGCCTACCAAGCCGAACGACCAGTTTATGGAACTCGGCTACCACGTCTACGTGATGGCCACCCAGTCGCCGGACGTGGAGGCAACCAAGCCGATTTTGTATTCCACCGTGTTGGTGCTTTTAGCTTTGACTTTCCTTTTGAACCTTTTGGCCATATACTTGCGGGCGCGGCTGCGCAAACGATTTGCCGAGGGACGCTGATGGAACTGGTAAACGAGGAAATTGAAACGGTGACCAAACTGCCCCAATTCCGGCTGGACGCCATCGGCCGGCCGGAAACCGTCCCGGCCGAGCGGGAAAAGATTCGGATAGAGAATTTTTCCTTCTGGTACGGAAAAACAAAGGCCTTGGACGACATCACCAGCAAAATTTACGAGCACCGCATCACCGCTTATATCGGCCCCTCCGGCTGCGGCAAGTCCACCTTTCTGCGCTGTTTGAACCGGATGAACGATTTGATTCCCCACACCCGCTGGGAGGGAAAAATCTTTTTGGAGGAGGAGGAAATCTCCCGCCCCAAGCCGGATTTTACCGCGCTCCGCCGGAAGGTGGGGATGGTTTTCCAGAAATCGAACCCCTTCCCCAAATCGATTTTTGAAAACGTGGCCTTCGGGCTGCGCATAGCCGGGGAAAGCAACGCCGAAAAGCTTTCCGCCGCCGTGGAAGAGAGCTTGAAGCAGGCGGCTTTGTGGGAGGAGGTTAAGGATAAGTTGGAGCGTTCGGCTTTGGCTCTTTCCGGCGGCCAGCAGCAGCGGCTCTGCATCGCAAGGGCTTTGGCCGTCCGGCCGGAGGTTTTGCTTCTGGACGAACCCTGCTCGCAGCTGGATCCGATTTCGACCGCCAAAATCGAAGAACTCCTGCTCAATTTAAAGAGCCGCTACACCATCGTTCTGGTCACCCACAATATGCAGCAGGCAGCCCGCGTTTCCGACTTTACCGGCTTTTTCCTCCTTGGACAACTGGTGGAGTTCGACGACACCCGGAAATTGTTCACCAACCCGGCTGACAAGCGTACGGAAGATTACA
This genomic window from Verrucomicrobiia bacterium contains:
- the pstC gene encoding phosphate ABC transporter permease subunit PstC, whose amino-acid sequence is MDKKKLVELGVELLVYLSSWVSILGIVFLFIFIGKEAFPLLTDPRMREEVHLSQLWTSVWQPVSDVPKFGLIPLFIGTLKASFVAMLFATPLAILAAIFTSEFAPPRLGRAIKPAVELLAGIPSVVLGFFALVVLATWVQGLFGFTMRLNATAAGIALGLAVLPIIYTVTEDALATVPKAFREASLSLGATPWQTAFKVVLPAALPGIFAALVLGFGRAVGETMIVLMASGNASIVSANLGDSIRTLSATIAAELAEVVFGDGHYRLLFGLGVMLFSFTFVLNLVGSWYIQRVKKRLLGAA
- the pstA gene encoding phosphate ABC transporter permease PstA, yielding MKDKLFVGLSAAAMLVILAMLAVILGNIFWFGKDMLSWEFISAKPTMGMTEGGIFPAIFGTVALVFLMSIAVMPAGVLTAVYLEEYARADSKMVKLVQQAVANLAGVPSIVFGLFGLGFFVNFVGRGVDGLFFGGELYYGQPAIIWAAATLALLTLPVVIVTTSEALRAVPREIKEGGLALGATRLQNLRRIIIPSALPGILTGGILAVSRGAGEVAPIMFTGAAYFLPYLPTKPNDQFMELGYHVYVMATQSPDVEATKPILYSTVLVLLALTFLLNLLAIYLRARLRKRFAEGR
- the pstB gene encoding phosphate ABC transporter ATP-binding protein PstB; the encoded protein is MELVNEEIETVTKLPQFRLDAIGRPETVPAEREKIRIENFSFWYGKTKALDDITSKIYEHRITAYIGPSGCGKSTFLRCLNRMNDLIPHTRWEGKIFLEEEEISRPKPDFTALRRKVGMVFQKSNPFPKSIFENVAFGLRIAGESNAEKLSAAVEESLKQAALWEEVKDKLERSALALSGGQQQRLCIARALAVRPEVLLLDEPCSQLDPISTAKIEELLLNLKSRYTIVLVTHNMQQAARVSDFTGFFLLGQLVEFDDTRKLFTNPADKRTEDYITGRFG